One genomic region from Lycorma delicatula isolate Av1 chromosome 1, ASM4794821v1, whole genome shotgun sequence encodes:
- the LOC142317940 gene encoding uncharacterized protein LOC142317940 gives MTRSCKRTLVLGDFNCKTALAGAAYTNIRGRILGELLEANGANCFNDGTATYSARGYNSIIDLVIIDSRIRTDSIDFEVLNEETASDHRAILVTLREYPPGRRQLNIFSRMTEQQIHRVTNNVANRIKNCPQITPEAFQDIIKEEIAKIPPSNNKYHPVYWWSAEIEEQRRIMQRYKSVAQRLRARNRTEEEGRLAIEQYRQARKILNFLIKQAKEKKWLELCEELNVDPWGMAFKIVTKRLGRYVPTLSAEMSAG, from the coding sequence ATGACGCGCTCCTGTAAGAGAACGCTTGTCCTAGGCGATTTCAATTGTAAGACAGCGCTAGCTGGTGCGGCCTACACGAATATTAGAGGAAGAATACTAGGGGAACTGCTTGAGGCTAATGGCGCGAATTGTTTTAACGACGGGACCGCCACTTATAGCGCAAGAGGATATAATTCGATAATTGATTTGGTTATAATCGACAGCAGGATCCGTACTGACTCAATTGACTTTGAGGTCCTTAACGAAGAAACTGCTAGTGACCATAGAGCCATTTTAGTCACCCTTAGAGAGTACCCACCAGGAAGAAGACAGTTAAACATCTTCAGTAGAATGACAGAACAACAGATTCACCGCGTTACCAATAACGTAgcaaacagaatcaaaaattgtCCACAAATAACTCCTGAGGCGTTCCAGGATATAATTAAAGAGGAGATAGCCAAAATACCGCCGAGTAACAATAAATACCACCCGGTTTATTGGTGGtctgcagagatagaagagcagagAAGAATCATGCAACGATACAAAAGTGTAGCTCAGAGATTGCGCGCTAGAAATAGAACGGAAGAAGAAGGTCGTCTTGCGATAGAGCAATACAGACAAGCTAGGAAAATACTCAACTTCCTTATCAAACAAGCTAAAGAAAAGAAATGGCTGGAGTTGTGTGAAGAGCTTAACGTAGATCCCTGGGGAATGGCATTTAAGATAGTGACCAAACGCCTGGGAAGATACGTGCCGACATTGAGTGCTGAAATGTCGGCAGGTTAA